The DNA segment CGCGCAGCTCGGCGACGGTGTCGACGTCGCGGCGCATGCCCGGGCGGATCGCGTCCGGGTGCAGCGCGAGGAGGTCGGCGAACCCGGCCGCGCGGTGCCGCGCGGCGGAGTCCGCGCCGAAGTGCGCGGCGAAGCCCGTTCCGGGCGCGGCCGTCGCGAGCGTGGTGCCGGTGCCCTCGGCATCCGCCACGAACCCGAGCGGATGTCGCGCCGCGACCTCGAGCGCCGTGTCCAGGTCCTCCCCCCGCATCGCGGGCAGGTCTCCCAGCAGCACGGCCGTACCGACCTCCGTGTGGACAGTCGTTGCGGGTGTCGCGGCGCCCGCACCCGCAACGACTGTCGACACGGGGTCGGCGGTGCGGGCGGTGCGGATACCGTGCTCGATGGCGGCGGCGAGGCCGCGCGGGCCGGACTCGGGGACCACGTCGACGTCGGGCAGGGTGCGCAGGGCGGTCTCGATCGCGTGCTCGTCGGTGACGACGTAGACGCGCCGCACGGTCCGCGCCGCACGTGCGGCGTCGATCGTGTCGAGCGCGAACGCGCGCGCGAGCGCCGCGCGTTGCCCGGGATCGAGCTCGGGTGCGAGCCTCGTCTTCGCCCCGGTGAGGGACTTGACGGGGATCACGACGTGCCAGGCGGTCATACCCGCACCCGCTCCCGTTCGGCGGCCGAGAGTGCCGCGGCGAACCCCTCGGCGAAGCCGATCGCGCGCCCCGCGGAGTACCCCGCGCTGCGCCCGGCGGCCATGCCGTGCGCGATCGCCTCGTCCGTTCCGAGCCGGAACAGGTCGCGCTCGGCGGGCCGGACGATGCTGCGCGCGCCGGGGAGGTCGAGGTCGCCGACGAGGCGGCCGAGTCCGGAGACGACGGCCACGGGGCATCCGCTCGCCTTGCCCTTGACGAGGTCGCCGGCCGCGGCGAGTTCGTCGGCAACACAGGGCAGCGTGACGAGGAGGGGCTTGCCCGCGGCATCCGTCGTGCCGCGCAGGTCGTCGAAGACGTGCACGCCCGCGGCGCCGATCGCGACGTCGGTCTGGCCCTCGCGCCACGGGCGGCCCAGCGTGTCGCTCAGGAGGACGCCGAGCAGCTTCCCGGTGCGCTCGCGCAGGCCGGCGGCGATGAGCCGAGCGGATGCGTCGGGGTCCTCGGGCAGCAGGAGGACGGTGCCGTCGTCGGTGTTGCTCGCGTCGACGCCGGCCGCGGCGGCGACCATGCCGAGGCGGTTCTCGACGATGCGCGTGATGCCGCCGTCGGCCGTCGGCCGGGTCGCGACGACGCGCACGGTCTCGTCGGTTATGGCGCGTTCGCGATCGGTCGCGCGGATGATGCGCCCCTCGGCCTTGGACACGATCTTCGAGGTGACGACGAGGATGTCGCCGTCGGCGAGCGGCTCGCCCGCTGCCGCGACGGCATCGGCGATGACGGCGACGAGGTCGTCTCCGGGGCGGATCTCGCCGATGCCCGGCAGCGCCCGGACGCGGAACCCGCGCGACGAGGGCGCGCTCATGCGCGCACCGCCGGGATGACCTCGCGCCCGAAGGCCTCGATGAACTCGGCCTGGTTGCGGCCGACGTTGTGGACGTAGATGCGGTCGAAGCCGAGGTCGAGGTGGCGCTGGATGTGCGCGCGGTGCACGTCGAGGTCGGCCGAGACGAGCATGCGCCCGGCGAAGTCCTCGGGCCGGACGGTGCGCGCGAGCTGTTCGAACTCGAAGGGCGAGCGGATGTCGCTGCGCGAGAAGCGCATGCCCCCGATCGGCCACTCGGCGAGCGCGTTCGCCATCGCCTCCTCGTCGGTGGGCGCCCACGACACGTGGAGCTGGAGCACCTTCTGCATGCCGTCGACGTCGCGGCCGGATTCGCGCGCGCCGTCGGAGAATCGGCCGAGCAGCGCGGCGAGTCGGTCGTAGGGGGCGCCGGTCGTGATGAGGCCGTCGGCGACCTTCCCGGCACGGCGCGCCGTGACCGGGCCGGCCGTGGCGACGAGGATCTTGGGCGCGACGGGCGGCATGGTCCAGAGCCGGGTGGTCTCCATGCGGAAGTGGGGGCCGTGGTGGCGCACTTCGCGCCCGGCGATCGACGCGGTGAAGAGCTTGCGGATGAGGTCGACGGCCTCGAACATGCGGGCGATGCGCTCGTGCGCCTCGGGCCAGTACTGCCCGACGACGTGTTCGTTGAGGGCCTCGCCGGAGCCGAGGCCGAGCCAGTGCCGCCCGGGGTAGAGGGATGCCAGCGTGGCGCTGGCCTGCGCGACGACGGCGGGGTGCGTGCGGAACGTGGGCGTGGTCGCGCCGGGGCCGAAGTCGCCGCGCGTGCGGGCGCCGATCGCGCCGAGCACGCTCCAGACGTGGCTCGCCTGCCCCTGGCCGGGCAGCCAGGGCTGGAAGTGGTCGGTCGCCATGACGCCCGTGAACCCGTGCTGCTCGGCGAGCTCCGCATACCCGACGGCGTCGGATGGAGGGAACTGCTCGAGCATCGCGGCATAGCCGATGTGCACTGACACCCCTCCATCCTGACGCGTCGTCGCAGGTGTGTCATTCGGGCCGATCGGCTCGAACGGCGGGTCCACCTCCCGCATGACCATCATTTCGGATACTGGATCCAAAAAGCAAGTACGGATTCATCCGAAGCGAACACCGCCCGGTCCGCGGCGACTCAGCGGCCGGAGCGACGGCGGCCGGTTGCCGGCGCCGGCCCCGCCGTCGACTCGGCCGCGAGCATGTCCAGCACGCCGTCGCGCACGCCCTCGAGGTGGTGGCGCAGCAGCTCGACCGCCGCATCCGCATCACCGGCCGCCACGGCATCCGTCAACTCGTCGTGGGAATGCTGGTGCGCATCATCGCCCACGAGGCGCCACCCGAGCATGTACCGGCCGACCTTCAGCCGCAGCTGGTCGATCAGCTCCCACTGGATCGGACGCCGAGTCGCGTCGTAGAGCTCGGCGTAGAAGGCCGTGCGCGCCTCCACGAAGTCGGCGCCCTCCTGCTCGGCGTCGGCGGTGCGCCCGAGCATCCGGAGCCGCTCGAGGCGCGCATCGGACATCTCGCCCATCGACGAGCGCAGCGCCTCCGTCTCGAGCAGGATCCGCAGGTGGTAGACCTCGCGCGCCTGCTCGACCGAGAGCGACTTGACCACCGCGCCGCGCCGGTCGTGGAACT comes from the Agromyces marinus genome and includes:
- a CDS encoding 2-phospho-L-lactate guanylyltransferase → MTAWHVVIPVKSLTGAKTRLAPELDPGQRAALARAFALDTIDAARAARTVRRVYVVTDEHAIETALRTLPDVDVVPESGPRGLAAAIEHGIRTARTADPVSTVVAGAGAATPATTVHTEVGTAVLLGDLPAMRGEDLDTALEVAARHPLGFVADAEGTGTTLATAAPGTGFAAHFGADSAARHRAAGFADLLALHPDAIRPGMRRDVDTVAELRDAVALGVGPRTTIAVRSIVDRSVVDRSGTRHPSDPSTAPQGAATAPDGADRKAAS
- a CDS encoding coenzyme F420-0:L-glutamate ligase, with the protein product MSAPSSRGFRVRALPGIGEIRPGDDLVAVIADAVAAAGEPLADGDILVVTSKIVSKAEGRIIRATDRERAITDETVRVVATRPTADGGITRIVENRLGMVAAAAGVDASNTDDGTVLLLPEDPDASARLIAAGLRERTGKLLGVLLSDTLGRPWREGQTDVAIGAAGVHVFDDLRGTTDAAGKPLLVTLPCVADELAAAGDLVKGKASGCPVAVVSGLGRLVGDLDLPGARSIVRPAERDLFRLGTDEAIAHGMAAGRSAGYSAGRAIGFAEGFAAALSAAERERVRV
- a CDS encoding TIGR03557 family F420-dependent LLM class oxidoreductase, with translation MLEQFPPSDAVGYAELAEQHGFTGVMATDHFQPWLPGQGQASHVWSVLGAIGARTRGDFGPGATTPTFRTHPAVVAQASATLASLYPGRHWLGLGSGEALNEHVVGQYWPEAHERIARMFEAVDLIRKLFTASIAGREVRHHGPHFRMETTRLWTMPPVAPKILVATAGPVTARRAGKVADGLITTGAPYDRLAALLGRFSDGARESGRDVDGMQKVLQLHVSWAPTDEEAMANALAEWPIGGMRFSRSDIRSPFEFEQLARTVRPEDFAGRMLVSADLDVHRAHIQRHLDLGFDRIYVHNVGRNQAEFIEAFGREVIPAVRA
- a CDS encoding GntR family transcriptional regulator, with translation MTRDENAVDEQPTRTSGGEGEDALARLAGRHATGYRSVGVMAYDIIREAILDGTLPPGHKLRQETLAESIGVSRLPVRSALIQLESDGLVEFHDRRGAVVKSLSVEQAREVYHLRILLETEALRSSMGEMSDARLERLRMLGRTADAEQEGADFVEARTAFYAELYDATRRPIQWELIDQLRLKVGRYMLGWRLVGDDAHQHSHDELTDAVAAGDADAAVELLRHHLEGVRDGVLDMLAAESTAGPAPATGRRRSGR